A DNA window from Phragmites australis chromosome 11, lpPhrAust1.1, whole genome shotgun sequence contains the following coding sequences:
- the LOC133884472 gene encoding calcium-dependent protein kinase 16 encodes MGNCCRSPAAAAREDVKSSHFPASAGGGKKKPHQARNGAAGGEEKKRLSVLGEEGCDVGGGIDEKYALDQELGRGEFGVTYLCMDRGTRELLACKSISKRKLRTPVDVEDVRREVAIMRHLPKSPSIVSLREACEDDGAVHLVMELCEGGELFDRIVARGHYTERAAAAVTRTIVEVVQLCHRHGVIHRDLKPENFLFANKKENSPLKAIDFGLSIFFKPGEKFSEIVGSPYYMAPEVLKRNYGPEIDIWSAGVILYILLCGVPPFWAETEQGVAQAILRGNIDFKREPWPNVSDNAKDLVRQMLQPDPKLRLTAKQVLEHPWLQNVKKAPNVPLGDIVKSRLKQFSRMNRFKRRALRVIADHLSAEEVEDIKEMFKVMDTDNDGIVSYEELKSGITKFGSHLAESEVQMLIEAVDTTGRGALDYGEFLAVSLHLQRMANDEHLRRAFLFFDKDGNGYIEPEELQEALLEDGAADSMDVVNDILQEVDTDKDGKISYEEFVAMMKTGTDWRKASRHYSRGRFNSLSIKLIKDGSVKLGNE; translated from the exons ATGGGCAACTGCTGCcgctcgccggccgccgcggcgcgggAGGACGTCAAGTCGTCGCACTTCCCGGCCTCTGCCGGCGGCGGGAAAAAGAAGCCCCACCAGGCACGCAacggcgcggcgggcggcgaGGAGAAGAAGCGGCTGTCGGTTCTCGGGGAGGAGGGGTGCGACGTGGGCGGCGGGATCGACGAGAAATACGCGCTGGACCAGGAGCTGGGACGCGGCGAGTTCGGGGTGACATACCTGTGCATGGACCGGGGCACGCGCGAGCTGCTGGCCTGCAAGTCGATCTCGAAGCGGAAGCTGCGGACACCGGTGGACGTGGAGGACGTGCGGCGGGAGGTGGCCATCATGCGGCACCTTCCCAAGAGCCCCAGCATCGTGTCGCTGCGGGAGGCGTGCGAGGACGACGGCGCCGTGCACCTCGTCATGGAGCTCTGCGAGGGAGGGGAGCTGTTCGACCGCATCGTCGCCAGGGGGCACTACACTGAGCGCGCGGCGGCAGCGGTCACCCGCACTATCGTCGAGGTCGTGCAGCTCTGCCACCGCCACGGCGTTATCCACCGGGACCTCAAGCCCGAGAACTTCCTCTTCGCCAACAAAAAGGAGAACTCCCCGCTCAAGGCCATCGACTTCGGcctctccatcttcttcaagcCCG gtgagaagttttcggAAATTGTGGGAAGTCCCTACTACATGGCTCCTGAAGTGCTGAAGAGGAATTATGGACCTGAAATTGACATATGGAGTGCTGGTGTTATCCTGTATATTTTGCTATGCGGTGTTCCTCCATTTTGGGCTG AGACTGAACAAGGAGTTGCACAAGCCATCCTTCGGGGAAATATAGATTTTAAGCGAGAACCCTGGCCCAATGTTTCTGATAATGCTAAAGATCTAGTTCGACAGATGCTTCAGCCTGATCCAAAACTCAGGCTAACAGCAAAGCAAGTTCTTG AGCATCCCTGGCTTCAAAATGTTAAGAAAGCTCCAAATGTTCCTCTTGGAGACATTGTAAAGTCAAGGTTGAAACAGTTTTCAAGGATGAACAGATTCAAAAGAAGAGCTCTAAgg GTTATTGCTGATCACTTGTCGGCCGAAGAGGTTGAGGACATAAAGGAGATGTTCAAAGTGATGGATACCGATAATGATGGTATAGTCTCTTATGAAGAGTTAAAGAGTGGGATCACGAAATTTGGTTCTCATCTTGCAGAATCTGAAGTGCAAATGCTTATTGAAGCT gtggATACAACTGGTAGGGGAGCACTAGATTATGGTGAATTTTTGGCTGTCTCACTTCATTTACAAAGGATGGCAAATGATGAGCACCTTCGGCGGGCCTTCCTATTTTTTGACAAGGACGGCAATGGTTACATTGAGCCCGAGGAGCTTCAGGAAGCCCTGTTGGAGGATGGGGCAGCTGATAGCATGGACGTTGTCAATGACATATTGCAAGAAGTTGACACCGATAAG GATGGCAAAATTAGCTACGAAGAATTCGTAGCAATGATGAAGACAGGCACAGACTGGAGAAAGGCGTCCCGGCATTATTCAAGAGGGCGCTTCAATAGCCTTAGCATAAAGCTGATAAAGGATGGGTCTGTAAAACTGGGTAACGAGTGA
- the LOC133884473 gene encoding uncharacterized protein LOC133884473 isoform X2 produces the protein MNCCGHQWLTQAGSCCDGYEEPVLRYFLCGQVKLPPLYATVSTSFLALASRLGASRSTHAAALIEIGVKQIVLPPRISPDSRPGAGRHRLLGAHLQDWVHVLAAEDRHLGNFLQGSG, from the exons ATGAATTGTTGCGGCCATCAGTGGCTCACGCAGGCTGGGAGCTGCTGCGATGGGTACGAGGAGCCGGTCCTTCGCTACTTCCTCTGCGGCCAAGTCAAGCTCCCGCCCCTCTATGCAACGGTGAGCACATCCTTTTTGGCTTTGGCCTCGAGGTTGGGGGCAAGCAGATCCACACATGCTGCTGCATTGATCGAAATTGGGGTCAAGCAGATTGTCCTCCCGCCAAGAATTTCCCCTG ATAGTCGTCCTGGTGCTGGGCGCCACCGTCTTCTTGGAGCACATCTACAAGATTGGGTGCACGTACTC GCTGCAGAGGACCGTCATCTCGGAAACTTTCTTCAAGGATCCGG TTAA
- the LOC133884473 gene encoding uncharacterized protein LOC133884473 isoform X1, which produces MNCCGHQWLTQAGSCCDGYEEPVLRYFLCGQVKLPPLYATVSTSFLALASRLGASRSTHAAALIEIGVKQIVLPPRISPDSRPGAGRHRLLGAHLQDWVHVLAAEDRHLGNFLQGSGWQDLEHLAVHNS; this is translated from the exons ATGAATTGTTGCGGCCATCAGTGGCTCACGCAGGCTGGGAGCTGCTGCGATGGGTACGAGGAGCCGGTCCTTCGCTACTTCCTCTGCGGCCAAGTCAAGCTCCCGCCCCTCTATGCAACGGTGAGCACATCCTTTTTGGCTTTGGCCTCGAGGTTGGGGGCAAGCAGATCCACACATGCTGCTGCATTGATCGAAATTGGGGTCAAGCAGATTGTCCTCCCGCCAAGAATTTCCCCTG ATAGTCGTCCTGGTGCTGGGCGCCACCGTCTTCTTGGAGCACATCTACAAGATTGGGTGCACGTACTC GCTGCAGAGGACCGTCATCTCGGAAACTTTCTTCAAGGATCCGG GTGGCAGGACCTCGAACACCTTGCTGTGCACAACAGCTAG